The following are from one region of the Stanieria sp. NIES-3757 genome:
- a CDS encoding multi-component transcriptional regulator encodes MRILLVEDDEILSDVLWQSLTDHNYVVDVAQDGLLGWEYIQSGEYELIVMDVGLPELDGISLCQRLRSEGYSTPVLLMTAKDANQERIRGLDAGADDYLIKPLDFDELHARIRALSRRGEVIPTAVLEVEGLRLDPSSCQVSYQDKPIKLTPKEYNLLELFLRNRARVFSRSQILDRIWTFDDPPLEESVKAHIKGLRKKLKQAGVVDWIENVYGIGYRFSPKLEQSQTNQTFSSSVEQEFNQKMEQMWQQYQGLMVERLKILNLAATQASKAQLSSDLHHSATQAAHKLAGVLGMFARETGTQLAREIETLLQTNQVLSPLQREQLIFLVNDLSNLLALEESTQATPIINPPKLLLITNNDLKNQLQQLASLTEISWHQVDNLETANLWLQENSPHLVVLDLETSSDSTQNLAFITELTKRTPSVKVLVISAEDQLTQRISIARTGANGFLVKPVTASQIGDTVTQLLHRNRQQNYSERENRNTQILVVDDDPIFLKAIQTLLEPWGMQVTTLDDPLRFWELMQTTKPDLLILDVEMPQINGIELCQAIRNDPNWQELPVFFLTAHRDAETIQQVFAVGADDYITKPLVGVELLARITNRLERNRWLKNLSTKDTLTGLMNQPQSDRALTSLFKNNQSGCLAVVSMAENELRQINLQYGHTMGNQVLQRWSHLLQTVFRQIEVLGYYGLGEFVLGTVNLNYSEMRDRTSELATSLRRQVFTAPNGERFQVDFKIAIAEYPDDGNTLQVLYQFCCQ; translated from the coding sequence ATGCGAATTTTATTAGTTGAAGATGATGAGATTTTGAGCGACGTGTTGTGGCAATCTCTTACCGATCATAACTATGTAGTCGATGTTGCTCAAGATGGTTTACTGGGATGGGAATATATTCAAAGCGGTGAATACGAACTAATTGTGATGGATGTGGGATTACCTGAACTAGATGGCATTAGTTTATGTCAAAGGTTACGTAGCGAAGGTTATTCCACTCCTGTATTATTGATGACGGCGAAAGATGCCAATCAGGAAAGGATTCGGGGTTTAGATGCGGGGGCAGATGATTATTTAATCAAACCCTTAGATTTTGATGAACTCCACGCCAGAATTAGAGCATTATCAAGAAGAGGAGAAGTAATCCCTACTGCTGTTTTAGAAGTTGAAGGTTTGCGTTTAGATCCTAGTAGTTGTCAAGTCAGTTATCAAGACAAACCGATTAAATTAACGCCTAAAGAATATAACTTACTAGAATTATTTTTACGCAATCGGGCTAGAGTTTTTAGTCGATCGCAAATTCTTGATCGGATTTGGACTTTTGACGATCCGCCTCTAGAAGAAAGCGTGAAGGCTCATATTAAAGGATTACGCAAGAAACTCAAACAAGCAGGTGTAGTAGATTGGATTGAAAACGTTTACGGAATTGGTTATCGTTTTAGTCCAAAACTTGAACAATCTCAAACTAATCAAACCTTTTCAAGCTCTGTGGAACAAGAATTTAATCAAAAAATGGAGCAGATGTGGCAACAATACCAAGGTTTGATGGTAGAAAGATTAAAAATCTTAAATTTAGCAGCAACACAAGCTAGTAAAGCTCAATTATCATCAGATTTACATCACTCAGCAACCCAAGCAGCCCATAAATTAGCTGGCGTGTTAGGAATGTTTGCCAGAGAGACAGGAACTCAATTAGCTCGCGAAATTGAAACTCTTCTGCAAACCAATCAAGTTTTATCTCCTCTTCAAAGAGAACAACTGATCTTTTTAGTTAATGATTTAAGTAATTTATTAGCTTTAGAAGAATCTACTCAAGCTACTCCTATCATTAATCCACCAAAATTACTTTTAATTACCAATAATGACTTAAAAAATCAACTTCAGCAACTAGCTTCGCTTACAGAGATAAGTTGGCATCAAGTAGATAACTTAGAAACAGCAAACCTTTGGTTACAAGAAAATTCTCCTCATTTAGTTGTTTTAGATTTAGAAACTAGCAGCGACTCAACTCAAAATCTTGCTTTCATTACCGAATTAACTAAACGTACCCCTTCTGTCAAAGTTTTAGTAATTTCGGCTGAAGATCAATTAACGCAAAGAATTTCTATTGCTCGTACAGGAGCTAATGGTTTTTTGGTCAAACCCGTTACAGCTAGCCAAATTGGAGATACAGTAACACAACTTTTACACCGCAATCGCCAACAAAATTATTCCGAGCGGGAAAATCGCAATACTCAAATTCTGGTGGTAGATGATGACCCCATTTTTCTTAAAGCAATTCAAACGTTACTCGAACCTTGGGGAATGCAAGTCACTACTTTGGATGATCCTTTACGCTTTTGGGAGCTAATGCAAACAACTAAGCCAGATTTACTGATTTTAGATGTAGAAATGCCCCAAATTAATGGTATTGAATTATGTCAAGCTATTCGCAACGATCCTAATTGGCAGGAATTACCTGTTTTCTTTCTCACTGCTCATCGAGATGCCGAGACAATTCAACAAGTATTTGCAGTTGGTGCAGATGATTATATTACGAAGCCTTTGGTAGGCGTAGAATTATTAGCTCGCATTACCAATCGTTTAGAACGAAATCGTTGGTTAAAAAATCTTTCTACCAAAGATACTCTGACTGGTTTAATGAATCAACCCCAATCAGATCGTGCCTTAACATCGTTATTCAAAAATAATCAATCTGGTTGTTTGGCAGTTGTAAGTATGGCTGAAAATGAATTACGTCAAATTAATCTTCAATACGGTCATACAATGGGAAATCAAGTCTTACAACGTTGGAGTCATCTCTTACAAACTGTTTTTAGGCAAATTGAGGTTTTGGGGTACTACGGCTTGGGTGAATTTGTCCTTGGTACAGTTAATTTAAACTATAGTGAAATGCGCGATCGCACTTCTGAATTAGCTACTAGTTTACGCAGACAAGTTTTTACCGCTCCTAATGGAGAAAGGTTTCAAGTTGACTTTAAAATTGCGATCGCTGAATATCCCGATGATGGCAATACCCTTCAAGTTCTCTATCAATTTTGTTGTCAATAA
- a CDS encoding stationary-phase survival protein SurE, with protein sequence MTIILTNDDGIDAPGIRALKQAVSDRSIIVAPKDHYSGCGHQVTTHRPIQIQCRSEEEYAVDGTPADCTRIALTKIAPETKWIFSGINAGGNLGIDVYISGTVAAVREAAIHGISGIAISHWIKRPLIIDWDKASLWTAQVLAELLNRPLPPHSFWNVNLPHLEPDQPKPEIVFCQPSIDPLPLKFRTEGDLHYYEGEYSKRDRTSGTDVDVCFSGNIAVTLIKL encoded by the coding sequence ATGACAATTATTCTCACTAACGATGACGGGATTGATGCGCCTGGTATTCGGGCATTGAAACAAGCTGTAAGTGACCGCTCCATCATTGTTGCCCCAAAAGATCATTATTCCGGTTGTGGACATCAAGTTACAACTCACCGACCAATTCAAATACAATGTCGTTCAGAAGAAGAATATGCTGTGGATGGAACTCCTGCTGATTGTACTCGGATTGCTTTGACTAAAATCGCCCCAGAGACAAAATGGATATTTTCTGGAATTAATGCGGGTGGTAATTTAGGCATCGATGTCTATATTTCAGGAACAGTAGCTGCAGTTAGAGAAGCTGCTATACACGGTATTTCTGGGATTGCTATTTCTCATTGGATTAAAAGACCATTAATCATTGATTGGGACAAAGCAAGTTTATGGACTGCTCAAGTTTTAGCAGAATTATTAAATCGTCCCCTTCCTCCTCATAGTTTTTGGAATGTTAATCTACCTCATCTCGAACCAGATCAACCTAAACCAGAAATAGTTTTCTGTCAACCGAGTATCGATCCTTTACCACTTAAATTTAGAACAGAAGGCGATTTACATTATTACGAAGGTGAATATTCTAAACGCGATCGCACTTCGGGGACAGATGTTGATGTTTGTTTTTCAGGAAATATTGCGGTTACTTTAATCAAACTCTAA
- a CDS encoding Ycf66 family protein produces MLPYVLAIAVGLSSLILFLTAFLLPDIHRQDDFFWSAIGLFYALVLWFCATSITGGLLLGQVAAVALLTSYNWQTFKLRKAIAHPEQQANLESFSVVNSVKSLLSGKGKVKPQPPSPPVTITEKEPILSNQTSVATASIPTEEIEDTILEETSRSTPQDNEPILSEEPFAIETTSEPKPQETSTQPSNPSLVAAKKPGLFSNLLNFGKKKPASKTPTTTNTNSVATTKLDNLLDEELEAETTSTEVTVTIAETTSTPESETTKIETISIKSSEEGSSTVETEEILVETTPIEASSESTPLTPAEIVEIIDTEIEPDTSETTNWDEEDLKSNPSDSAETITVTEIQESETTNDSNSTTESIPAKQDSDRQKDLNIDEFLKEMEQKKENT; encoded by the coding sequence ATGCTGCCATACGTCCTAGCGATCGCAGTTGGCTTGAGTAGTTTAATCTTATTTTTAACAGCTTTCTTGTTGCCAGATATTCACCGCCAAGACGATTTTTTTTGGAGTGCAATAGGGCTATTTTACGCTCTAGTATTATGGTTTTGTGCCACTAGTATTACAGGTGGATTATTATTAGGGCAAGTTGCAGCCGTTGCCTTACTCACTTCCTATAATTGGCAAACTTTTAAATTAAGGAAAGCGATCGCTCATCCCGAACAACAAGCAAATCTCGAGAGCTTTTCTGTAGTCAATTCAGTTAAAAGTTTATTGAGTGGCAAAGGTAAGGTTAAACCCCAACCACCTTCTCCACCAGTCACAATTACAGAAAAAGAACCTATCCTATCCAATCAAACATCGGTAGCAACAGCATCAATTCCGACAGAAGAAATAGAAGACACGATTCTAGAAGAAACTTCACGATCAACACCTCAAGATAATGAACCGATTTTGTCAGAAGAACCTTTTGCCATAGAAACAACTTCCGAACCAAAACCCCAAGAAACTTCTACACAACCTAGTAACCCATCACTAGTAGCAGCCAAAAAACCAGGATTATTCAGCAATTTATTAAACTTTGGCAAAAAGAAACCTGCATCAAAAACACCAACTACAACAAATACCAATTCTGTTGCTACAACTAAACTTGACAATCTTTTAGACGAAGAGCTTGAAGCAGAAACAACTTCTACTGAAGTAACGGTGACGATTGCCGAGACAACTTCTACTCCAGAATCAGAAACAACTAAAATAGAAACAATTTCGATTAAATCGTCTGAAGAAGGCTCATCCACGGTAGAAACAGAAGAAATTCTGGTTGAAACTACCCCAATCGAAGCATCATCAGAATCAACTCCTTTAACTCCAGCAGAAATAGTTGAGATTATCGATACAGAAATCGAACCAGATACTTCAGAAACAACTAATTGGGATGAAGAAGATCTCAAATCCAATCCAAGCGACTCGGCAGAAACAATTACGGTAACTGAGATTCAAGAATCGGAAACAACAAATGATTCCAATTCAACTACCGAGTCTATTCCAGCAAAACAAGATTCAGATCGGCAAAAAGATTTGAATATAGATGAGTTTTTAAAAGAAATGGAGCAAAAAAAAGAAAATACCTAA